The DNA region TTCCCATCGTAGGAACCGTAAAGTAAAATATGGTCCTGAGTGACGAGGCGGGTCATTCCAGCAGAACTGGTCCAGAGGAGCCGTGTGGGTGGGAACAGTGAAGCTGAGAGTGAAAGGACAACAGACACTCACAACGCCTGCACAGCTAtaccattttcataacaatgaCTTTCTCtttcacgctctctctctctttctctctctctctctttctttctctcccatcGTACCACAGTATGGTTTGGTCATGGTGAGGCAGTGGTGTGACCAGCTGTGTGATGTCACAGTAAATTACCTTGGCACATTGTAGGAGTGACAACTCATGCTGGGGACGTTGACAGGGGGGGCGTTATTTttaatggatgtgtgtgtgtgcatgtgtgtatgcatgtgtgcattatCTAGTTTACATCAGGACCTTGTTACACAAAACATAATAGTtttaacacacaaacatgataaaataatAAACTGGGACTAAAGATTCGTTTATATCGACCTAATGAAAATTTATTTTCATCTGTATGTCTCACATTATGTAGAGAAAGTGCAACGTTGTTGTGATGTTTTAATACAGCGTTCCAGTGGTCTGTCCTCCTGTGTCTTGTTTTGGTAAGATTCAAAACAAAAGATCTTTAATGAATAGAAGATGCAAACTAATTACGTTGAAACCATTTCGGATAGTTTAAGGTTGTGTGAAAGCAGCAAAATGGCTTAATGCAAGGGGGGGGGACTGCTCCCACCAGGCAATCTAACACATTATAGCAGGAATTATTGGAGGGGacatgccccccctcccccaaacaaCACCTATGGCTCAATGGTTCATTGACCCAATCACAGCCTAATTGTTTAAAGAATAACATGCTTACAGTATAAGACTACAATCTACAGATTGTGACTGTATTCGTTTTTATGTGCAAACCTTATACTGCAGATGAAATGGAGAAAAAAGGAAACAAGTGAAAGAATATGAAAATCTTCATGCCAAAGATTTATAACTCTAGCTTTGAAATAAAAACGTATTGTTATGACGATGCTTTCTAAAACCACTAAATACAGCCTTTTTGATGGAGTAATCTCTGGTGGTGGTGAGTCGTCTGCAGCAATCTAAACACGCAGATAGCAGAGCTACACGAACCCGGACCTAGGTGAGGCACaatgaagggggagggggaggaagggggaggggtaggAAGGGGGGAGGGGTAGGAAGGGGGGAGGTAGGAAGGGGGGAGGGGtaggaaggggagggggaggaagggggaggggtggggggaggggtaggAAGGGGGGAGGTAGGAAGGGGGGAGGGGtaggaaggggagggggaggaagggggaggggtaggaagggggggtaggaaggggggagggggaggaaggggtaggggtaggaagggggggtaggaaggggggagggggaggggtaggaaggggggagggggaggaagggggGAAGGGTAAGAAGGGGGgtaggagggggggagggggaggaaggggtaggggtaggaagggggggtaggaaggggggagggggaggaagggggGAAGGGTAAGAAGGGGGGTAGGAGGGgaaggggtaggggtaggaaAGGTgtaggaagggggagggggaggggtaggAAGGGGGGAGGGGTAGGAAGGGGAGGGGTAGGAAGGAGGGAGGCTGCACAGAAGTTAAATGAGTACGAGGAAAAGAAGCAGACAGATTTGCTTTTTGCTATTCACCGTTGCGCAACCAGGTAATTAGGCAGACTGAGCGTGGAGCACAGACTACAGTGTAAATCCGTCAAGCTCCCTTTCTTCGCCAGTGCATGCTGCGACGTGACAGCCTGCTCCAACCCGACCTGCTCACAAGTGCCTTTTGTTAGCTACAGTGAGGGCGGGTTGCCAGAGGCAGCGCGGAGCAAACGACAGAAATCCCTCGTGGTCATTTATGCTGTGGGTTACATGAAGTGGGTCGCTGCTCATGGTAGCTAGATTTAATAAACCAGTGCCGTAGGGTGTCCTTTAGCAATTTGATGTAACTTGAGAGTATTCTATTCTATAAATCTTTCAgctttaaaaatgtcattttgtttttagtttGTACAGTAAGAAAATCCAAAGAATTCCTTCGTCTTGATCATTTCATCCCTAATGTTGAATCACAGCCCGCATTTAGCACTATGCAGGTGAAATGTGTTAATCACTCGTCAAGTTCTCAATCACAGCAGCCATGTTGGCATTTCTGGATAAAATAAAAAGCCTAAAAAGTTACTGGACtgtaataaaacaataaatcTCCCTTCTTTAAAATGGCATCATATCTGAAGAGTGGCATTAGTCTGTGTCACAGTCTGGAACCCTTGCCAGACGTCTAATGGCAGCTACATGGATGCTGCATGGAatatttacagttgtgatcaaatttattcaacccccaatgctgcgaagggttttatggaattcagtgcacatttgtaattgtgttcataatgaaatcttacaaggacttgttaaagaactaaatgcaactaagatagcatcaattttttttgtcataaagtattaaatggcctttttgtgatttcttcattgacacaattattcaacccctttacgactaccactcctaagaacagaggttcattccagtgttttccatcaggtattgaaaacatctgtggatgtcaacgagcagcaatcaagcatgataagcaccaattaggcagatttaaaaggactgtgatactcagctccttctagacatctactggtgtgtttccaagcatggtgaaggcaagagaatggtcccagaagacaagagaagaggttattgctcttcacaagaatggcaatggatataaaaagattgcgaagttgttaaatattccaagagacactatcggaagtatcattcgcaagttcaagttaaagggcacagtggaaacgttacctggtcgtggcagaaagaagatcctgaccgcgactgctgtgcgctacctgaagcgtaatgtggagaaaaatccccgcgtgactgctaaggaactgaaaaaagacctgtcagatgtgggcactgaagtttcagctcagacaataaggcgcgcactgcataacgaagacctccatgccagaacgcccagacgcacccccttgctgactccaaagaacaagaaaagtcgactgcagtatgccaaaagtcatgtggacaagccacaaaggttttggaacagtgtactgtggtcagatgaaactaaattagaactgtttgggacaatggaccagcgctatgtttggagaaggaagaaccaggcttatgaacaaaagaacaccttgcctactgtgaagcatggcggggggtcaattatgctttggggctgttttgcttctaatggtacaggaaagcttcaacgtgtgcagggtaccatgaattcccttcagtaccaggagatcttggaggaaaatgtgatggagtcagtcacaaacctgcggcttgggagacgttggaccttccaacaggacaatgatccgaagcacacatccaagtccactagagcatggttgaacatgaaaggctggaacattctagagtggccatcgcaatcaccagacttaaatccaattgagaacctctggtgggacctaaagaaggcagttgcagtgcgcaagcctaagaatgtgactgaactggaggcttttgcccatgaagaatgggctaagatacccataggtcgctgcaagacacttgtgtcaagctatgcttcacgcttgaaagctgtcataactggaaaaggatgttgtactaagtactaaaaaataatgtcactagggggttgaataaaactgataatgatgtgagcacagtaaagacatttgtggttattccatcataaatattatgttatgtttgtctaatttataagtgcctctttgatataattgtaaataagatgactgaaatgatcaaaatcaatgtcaaactggccaaaacactttatttcagtgggggttgaataaatttgatcacaactgtatttagtgaggggagtggaggaaggTTGCTGAGATCTTTAAGACACCTTCTCATAAATCACTTTCTCATCATCCCTAATCACACTGGACCTGATCAAGCAGAGTCTTACAGCATTATTTACTCCACAAATGGATATTTTATCAAGACATTTGTCTTGataaaaatgtgtgtatgtaatttTTTTAACTATAAGTGTTAAAACACACTGCTGATGATAATTAGTACAGACAGTACATATTAGTAACACTTCACCAAATCATCTTTTCTGTGACTGACTGCAACCAATTATggctatatttatatattatatataaacatagTATTATTCAACACCTTCAATAAATATATAGTATTATTCAACACCTTCAATAAATTACATCCACACCCAAGGTTCATCTGTGAGTTGTGTGCCTTCGTGAGAAACGTGTGGATGAAGTCATCAGTGTCGGATCCACGCAGGCTCTTTAGTAtcttttcctctcttctcaaacccccctctcccccaccaccctctTCACTTACCCCGGAGTAAGTGGAGGAGAAAGGGGCTTCTTTAAGGAGAAGGTTAACAAAATCCGTCAGTTGTTTTCCTCTTTCGCTACTTCCTTCACCAATACTCATCTTCTTGCCATTAATTCCTTAACATGTTTTGCTCCTCTTTCCACAGATGAGGTCCTACAGCTACTTAAATCCAGCAACCCAACAACCTGCCCACTGGATCCCATTCCATCCACACTCTTTCAGACAGTCTCCATGGATCTGTTACCCTTCATCACGTTCATCATGAACAGCTCCTTGTCATCAGGCCAGGTCCCAGCTGCATTCAAGACTGCCAGAGTGGTCCCAATTCTGAAGAAGCCCACCCTGGACAGCTCAGATGTCTGTAACTACGGACCGTTATCACTCCTTTCTTACCTATCAAAAATTCTTGAGCGTGCTGTATACAACCAACTGTCACTCTTTCTCACTCAGAACCTGCTCCAGGACCCCAACCAGTCGGGCTTCAAAccagcacactcaacagaaacggCTCTCATAGCGGTGACTGAGAAGCTCCAGACTGCAAGAGCATCCAAACTGTCATCAGTTCTGATCTTTCTGGACCTCTCTGCAGCTTTCGACATGGTGAACCACAAGATCCTCCTATCTGTCCTCGCTGACCTGGGAATCGCGGGCTCTGCATGGAAGTGGTTTGAGTCCTATCTAGAGAGGCGTTCTTtccaggtaacatggagagggtcTACATCTGCTCCTTGCAGGCTCCTTACTGGTGTCCCTCAAGGCTCAGTGCTAGGTCCTCTCCTCTTTTCACTCTACACCCGTTTTCTTGGTGATGTAATTACCTCTCATGGTTTCTCGTaccactgctatgctgatgacactcaactAATGCTTTCCTTCTCACCATCTGATACTCAGGTTTGCAGCCGtatctctgcatgtctgactGACATCTCTTCATGGATGGCAGCTCATCATCTAAAGCTCAATCCCAGCAAGACTGAGCTGCTGTTCATCCCTGGAGCTACAGGTCCTCAGCAGGATCTTGCCATCTCATTCGAGAACTCTTTGATTGTTCCGTCTAAAGATGCAAGAAACCTTGGGGTGACTCTGGATGACCAGTTGTCGTTCTCTGCCCATATTACGAACCTGACTCCGTCATGCAGATACTTTCTCTACAACATCTGACGTATCCGACCCTTCCTCTCTCAGGAggcctcccaggtgcttgtccagtctcttgtcatttcaaggctcgactactgcaactctctcCTGGCTGGTCTTCATTGGCAGGCCATCAGGCCCTTgtaactgatccagaatgcagcagcaaggcttgtcttcaatctacccaagttcactcatgtcactccactgctgcgctcccttcactggcttcccgtGGCTGCTCGCATACAGGTTAAAATTCTGATGCTTGCCtaaaaagccaaaaatggaccagctCCTTCATACCTTATGGCAATGGTCAAGAGTCGATCCGCACCTCAAGCCCTTCGTGCTTCAAGTACAGCTCGGCTTGACCCGCCATCTCTCAAGATTCATGGAAGACACGCGACAAGgtgcttctctgtcctggctcccagaTAGTGGAACGAACTTTCACTGGCTATCCGAACAGTGAACTCTCTCGCTGTTTTCAaacgcagactgaagacccatctctttgtaaagcacttataagcactaatctactgaagcattggtataaatcgtaatgcactttatctctgggaacacttgctaattATTGCACTCATACTGcatgtagtcttgtaggtatttcagtcttgctaggtattgctctgtgtctaatctaatattttgttgtcttctttctaggtatcagcactggcaactgtttatggcagtgcttgagctcgaggagtttggacttaaacctgtttatactagatagagatccatattctgactaaacacttagcacttttgtaagtcgctctggataagagcgtctgctaaatgccgtaaatgtaaatgtaagtccAGGAGTAGCTTGACCTGCCTGGTCTCAGCGACTCTGGGGTCTGAATTATTGGTCATGATCAGAACATTTAATTCCAGGTCTGTCTGCCAAATACACACATGGGTTTGACACCTTGTCTTATTTAAGCCATGCACAAATGCAaacgcacactctctctctctctgtgcctgtCTCTCTCAATCAAATCACAGCTAAGCAATAAAAATGTCATCATGTGTGGGGCACAGAGAGCTTTTTGAAATATCTGAGTGTGCGTGTTGGTGTTGTACTGGTGTTGCAGTGACATGTCACCCATGACACCTGCTACACACGCATCCTCTCAGCTGAATGGACCCGGAGGAGAGTGCTAACTACCCAGCTTCGTGtgcaggagtgagagagggactgGTCAGGCCTGGTGTGGACGCTGGGTCCCTGATCACTGTGGCATTGCAGAGACTCAAGAACTCCTCCCTGCAACATTTTCTAGCATGCTGAACTCCTCCAGAACAGTCCTCCAGTtcgattttcttaaaaaaaaaaaatccccaaaAATATGAGGGAAAAATAATTATCTGCCAAAGTGGCTTATAACCATAGACAGCTTTATTCCCAACTTAACTGTGTGTTGCTCAAGGTTTTATATGTGacaggcagggtgagcgaaataaaatgaaagtgatcacgccaagtcttagggaaaatttatggtttaatagaaaaagtgcacaaaccaaaaacccgtgacatgatccaaatgaaggatataatgaccagcggtcaactggtacaaagacaagacctataaagacaaacgaccctcaggtgagatggatcacgggctccgcccacctgagggatgaacacaacacaacaacaacaactgccgctgtggatggaggcgaccagtagggggccgccgtaccgtgacattaTATACGTTTACACATATTTGAGATATTGGGTActatctacactgtaaaaaatttcaagtctcaccaactaaaaaaaccttagtgacccgttgcacctaatttttttagttggtctaatttaaaatatacagaatataattaagtaattgtgcattttatttgcatgtcaaaaagtaaacataaaatatcaccaaacaggcatatgagagctgctttataaatgtaataaaaattgaaacggCGTCGAGTcaggacaagaatgagccaatataccaacgttagctcaatgctaatttattagcaatacgctaacggcaaaaacacactgattctaagggaggggggacactaacacgcatacaacacacatccagggaaacgggagaactgaccgcggagctgtatgtggttggaaaaagtttctaaaaagtacttaattagaaatcgattgggcttcagcaaatgcttaattactacgcagatctagctagctaggtagctaacgttagtccgcatgctaacagtttgccgacgtgaggtaaagttaaattccaaacggacagttaacgcgtaacggttaattaaccgttaatcggtagcttgtccttgccaaccacaacagtattaacactaacattactaaacttatagcaaagttaaacactgaaaaacaacttggtggcttagctctagttttgataactatacgtttggaaaatatgttgaaatacgacctagttcaaaattcaaactcaacaaacaccaccaagttagttgtgttagcttagtaaagatccacattaacttcactcagtgaacgtttgaagtcctctagatgaatggtgaaacgctgggtcttcattttagttttggtgcagaaggcgccaagaaaatcttctcttgagcatgcgcattagtttcaccactaccactattgctcgcccaacacagttttttactttggacttgacatgttgactgagaactataatgctcattcactgaacacaaaaaattaagttgaatggtaaaaatgcagcagctgatggcacaactcgttttttgtttttggagtatttttatgtttcatgctttgcccacattaatttttatattcacagaacataagcaaacaaagatttttttacagtgtatggaAAGCAAACAGTTAACGAATTAACAGCCATGTGCAGTATGTGGAATAGATGAAATTTACTTTTAACATTTCTGCACAGTGTTTTTCTGCTGTTTTCatagtattattattttttacttaaCACAATTCTACACACTTCTGAAATACATTTTCAATACACTGTATAATATACATAACTGCATATATAAAAATTTAGTGATTACATAAGTGACACCAATTACCTTTTTTGAGGGTGGGTTGGCTGTTCATGAAGGGCAAATCAATTGACTTTAGCAGCCCAAAATATATCTGCATAATGAACATTCATGCTAACATTACTGTAAACATTACATGTCCTGTCTGTTAAGTGCAATATGTTTAATCACCAGAGAGGAATGTTCTGTTGCTGGGCTTCTAAAAGAGCAGTAATAAATGACAAAAAAGTTCAATTTGAACTCGGGTAAAAAGCGTATTTCTAGCACTGTTTCTGCACCATATGGattacatttaacattttgCCACATTACAGTCTCTGCCAAGCAGTTTATCTCCATTCTCTAACTAAAAAAAGCCCAACTCTGTTACCAAAGTGGTGAGATATATCATACTGTGTGCTGTCAGGTAAGAGTCCCACAGACCAACATGAACCCAGGAACTATCACCACACCGTCTCCATCTGTCACGCCATGGTGCTGTGGGACGCCATGCAGACGCTCCCTGCCCTCTGACCCCCGCGGACCCTCCCATCAGAGCAGCTCTCACGGCTTTCTCTCTCGACGCAGACGGGAAAGGCCGGGGTGGGGCGGGGGGGATGAACAAAAAAGGTGGATGGACACAGAAGGGATGTTCATTAGCATGAGAAAGGCCCCTGAGGGCCTGGTTAGAGTGGCGGTGATTAGGGCTTGTGGGTGAGGTGTTCCTCATTTTGTATGACTGTGTAGCTTGATGTTGTCACTATGAGGCACACAAGCTAAGATATGTTTCTGTGCTGGTGGTGAAGGTGCCAAGGCTGTGGGATGTGGTCATTGTTGAGCCTTTCCTACCCCCGCATCTAAAGACTGAGGAGATATGTTAGCCCCTCCCTCTAATTCCTTTCTCTAATGTTTATTTTGAAAATAGACAAACTATGACAGATTGTTTACTTTCCCCATGACAAATGCTTGTGATATCAGATCTCATTTCTAAATTTAATTATGAAGAATGgttttcatttgttttataGGGCATCTAAACAGTTAAGGCATGTAAGTATTGACTGAATGCATTAAAACATTAAGATGTAATCAATACCAAGAGTTCTTATTTCAGTTCAGTTAGATGTTGTCACAACAAAACGTCTTTGGTGACAATGAGTAACAAACACACTGAGTTTAACATTTTTgcattttactttattttttacTTGATTACATTAGGCTATTTGATTACATTTTTGCAAACTGATTTGTCTTTCAGTTGAATCTGTTTGAAAATAACTTGATAAACCATTGGTTTAGCAAAACCGTGTTTTTATTCTTTCTACAAAACTCTGTTTTCCCAGAAGTGCAAACAGAAACATAAAAATCATAAATTATATGCATTGATTAACCAGAGAATGGGGTATTGGATGGGTGATTTATAAGTTTGGTTAGGAATCTGTGAAAGAGTTACTGCAAATGTTTAGCTCTACTTCCTGCTTCCCCAGACAGATCAGAGTTATGGGTCCATCACTGTCAGCACTAATGCTTAATCTATTCTAATGACCACACATGCTAGAGATGACCTGCTCACTCCAGCCAGGACATGCTATCGTTATCACCCACAGAAAAGCACGTGAATGTCTAATTCCATAGATTTACAATGGATTCACATGCACTGCCGTATATTTAGCTAACGGGCTAGATGAAGACGAACTCTTGTGAGACGAGTTTGTGGTACCTAGCAGAACATGCAGTTTATCAGGAGGACGTCAAGTTAACTAAACCTCTTGTATGCCTCTTCATTCAGAACTTGACTAATGACTAATGACTCAGAATAGCCTTGACTAGACCGTCACCTCTTCTACTGACCATGCCTAGATCTTCACCTCTTCTACTGACCATGCCTAGATCTTCACCTCTTCTACTGACCATGCCTAGATCTTCACCCATTCTACCAATATTGCATAAGCCAAACATAGCACTCTCCCATACCATTCACTATTGATATTTCCAAAGCCACACCAAGGCATCAATATCCCGTGTCTTCCAGATGACCAAAAGCTCAGATAAAGTGCTTCTCATCATTGGCCTGGGATTATGAGCACAAAAAACAGCCACATAATTACTGCAGCAGAAAAGACTCACAGCTCCATATGTTTGTAAAGGAAGCACATGCTATTATATCAGTTCCTTTTTTATTTCTCAAAAACATACATGTAAATATGTGTTTTAtaaaacatacacaaaacaaacaaacatgtggCTTGATGGTCTGATGTGTCAAGTCTAATGTAGTCTGTCACTGTAACTCTTTTATTAAAGACTCtactctgtctttgtctctacATAATTAGGTTGTCCAGGACTTTATAGCAGCATGGCAGGCACTGTACATTCACTCTAAATCAGTTATTAGAGTTTTAGTTAAAAGTTGAAGTTGCCCATTTGAACATAGCAGTTTGTCCAAATGCTTTATTCAATACTCTATTGATTAGAGCATATTATGTTACATAATAGGTACTTATAATTCTGGAAATAAACTTGTACATTCATGTAGATATTtaagcaataaataaataaatgaatcagTAAAAATAACAACTCTGAACTGAGCAgctatattgctgtttatcCTCCTACAGACACCAGAAAA from Brachyhypopomus gauderio isolate BG-103 unplaced genomic scaffold, BGAUD_0.2 sc507, whole genome shotgun sequence includes:
- the LOC143506797 gene encoding uncharacterized protein LOC143506797, which encodes MDLLPFITFIMNSSLSSGQVPAAFKTARVVPILKKPTLDSSDNLLQDPNQSGFKPAHSTETALIAVTEKLQTARASKLSSVLIFLDLSAAFDMVNHKILLSVLADLGIAGSAWKWFESYLERRSFQVCSRISACLTDISSWMAAHHLKLNPSKTELLFIPGATGPQQDLAISFENSLIVPSKDARNLGVTLDDQLSFSAHITNLTPSCRYFLYNI